From a region of the Athene noctua chromosome 14, bAthNoc1.hap1.1, whole genome shotgun sequence genome:
- the CALCB gene encoding calcitonin gene-related peptide 2 isoform X1 gives MVLLKISSFLAVYALVVCQMDSFQAAPVRPGLESITDRVMLSDYEARRLLNALVKEFIQMTAEELEQASEGNSLDRPISKRCASLSTCVLGKLSQELHKLQTYPRTDVGAGTPGKKRNVLSDLEHERYANYGEPLGNN, from the exons ATGGTTTTGCTGAAGATTTCATCTTTCCTTGCTGTTTATGCCTTGGTTGTGTGCCAGATGGATAGCTTCCAGGCCGCCCCAGTCAG ACCTGGCTTGGAGTCTATAACGGATCGAGTGATGCTCAGTGATTATGAAGCTCGGAGGTTATTAAATGCGCTGGTGAAAGAGTTCATACAGATGACAGCAGAAGAGCTGGAGCAAGCCTCTGAGGGGAACAG cctGGATAGACCTATTTCCAAACGCTGTGCCAGTCTGAGTACTTGTGTGCTGGGCAAACTGTCTCAAGAATTGCACAAATTGCAAACTTACCCTCGTACTGACGTCGGGGCTGGAACTCCTGGCAAGAAACGAAATGTGCTGAGTGACCTGGAACATGAACGCTATGCAAACTATGGGGAACCCCTAGGAAACAACTAG